A stretch of the Bacillus licheniformis DSM 13 = ATCC 14580 genome encodes the following:
- a CDS encoding LysR family transcriptional regulator has translation MELKQLEYFMALCRELHFTRAAEKLNIAQPSLSQQIRLLEHEIGMPLFNRSGKRTVMTEAGNILLQHCYNIFHELSQARDAISELQGLKRGTLKIGALLTVVNYLLPRTVVEFHRSYPNIELSVLGLRTGDIYDRLLQNELDLGIVAQRVEHRDLEAVPFLTQHLALAAPVDNPVAKRQFVTLDVLREIPSILLPETYFLRQLINEKCRTLGFEPRPVMEMTTMESIMNMVGKGIGATILPKGYLNAIGNKSIQTIPIQKPDLTTEISIVYRKNKHMCAASRVFMKLLISSVKSETADAPPR, from the coding sequence TTGGAGCTAAAGCAATTGGAATACTTTATGGCATTGTGCCGGGAGCTTCATTTTACCCGCGCCGCCGAAAAACTGAATATCGCTCAGCCCTCGCTGAGCCAGCAAATCCGTTTGCTTGAACACGAAATCGGAATGCCTTTGTTTAACCGTTCAGGCAAACGCACCGTGATGACGGAAGCGGGAAATATTCTGCTCCAGCACTGTTACAATATCTTTCATGAACTGTCACAGGCGCGAGACGCGATCAGCGAGCTTCAAGGTTTAAAACGGGGAACGCTTAAAATCGGGGCGCTTTTGACCGTGGTTAATTATTTGCTTCCCCGGACCGTGGTCGAATTTCACCGCAGCTACCCCAATATTGAATTGTCTGTTTTAGGGCTGAGAACCGGGGATATTTACGACCGGCTGCTGCAAAATGAGCTCGACTTGGGCATTGTAGCCCAGCGGGTGGAACATCGTGACTTAGAAGCCGTCCCATTCCTTACCCAGCATCTCGCCCTCGCGGCGCCTGTTGACAATCCGGTTGCAAAGCGGCAGTTTGTCACGCTTGACGTGTTAAGGGAGATTCCATCCATTTTGCTGCCTGAGACGTATTTTTTGCGGCAGCTGATCAACGAAAAGTGCCGCACGCTTGGATTCGAGCCCCGGCCGGTCATGGAAATGACAACGATGGAATCGATCATGAACATGGTCGGTAAAGGCATCGGCGCCACCATTTTGCCGAAAGGCTATCTTAATGCTATTGGAAATAAATCCATTCAGACGATTCCGATACAAAAGCCGGATTTGACGACGGAGATCAGCATCGTTTACCGTAAAAACAAGCATATGTGCGCTGCAAGCCGGGTGTTTATGAAACTGCTGATTTCCTCGGTCAAAAGCGAAACCGCTGATGCGCCGCCGCGTTAA
- the uxaC gene encoding glucuronate isomerase — MKPFLNDDFLLTNETSKVLYHQYAKGMPIIDYHCHLSPKEIYENKTFKNLTEVWLYGDHYKWRAMRANGISEEFITGDASDEEKFSAWARTVPMTIGNPLYHWTHLELRRFFGIDDRLDEKSAPHIWERVNEQLAGGGFGARDLIEKSNVETVVTTDDPTDSLEYHVKLKDEDFNVSVLPGFRPDKAMEINQEGFAAWVRKLETASGMKIANYDDFLKALKNRIDFFHEAGGRISDHAINQMMYTETDESEVRPIFAKVMNGESASPEEECKFKSLTLHFLGTCYAEKGWAMQLHINALRNNSSKMYRKLGPDTGYDAINDQDIAKPLCSFLDSLDRKDALPKTILYSLNPRDNVVISSLCGSFQDGRIPGKIQHGTAWWFNDTKDGMLEQMKSLANIGLLSRFIGMLTDSRSFLSYTRHEYFRRLLCDVIGTWVENGEAPDDIELLGRIVKGICYENAKHYFQFEVKDRLKA, encoded by the coding sequence GTGAAGCCGTTTTTGAATGACGATTTTCTTTTAACGAATGAAACGTCGAAAGTGTTGTACCATCAGTATGCAAAAGGAATGCCGATCATCGACTACCACTGCCACTTGAGCCCGAAGGAGATTTACGAAAACAAAACGTTTAAAAACCTGACCGAAGTATGGCTCTACGGTGATCACTACAAGTGGAGAGCAATGAGGGCCAATGGAATATCCGAAGAGTTTATTACAGGAGATGCGTCAGACGAGGAGAAATTCAGCGCCTGGGCAAGAACGGTTCCGATGACGATTGGAAACCCGCTCTATCATTGGACCCATTTGGAGCTGAGGAGGTTTTTCGGCATCGATGACCGGCTTGATGAAAAGAGCGCGCCGCATATTTGGGAGCGGGTTAACGAACAGCTGGCCGGAGGAGGGTTCGGCGCCAGAGACTTGATTGAAAAATCAAACGTTGAAACGGTTGTCACGACAGATGACCCCACAGACAGTCTTGAATATCATGTAAAGCTGAAAGATGAAGACTTTAATGTAAGCGTTTTACCTGGATTTAGGCCAGACAAGGCGATGGAAATCAATCAAGAGGGTTTTGCCGCCTGGGTGAGAAAGCTTGAAACAGCTAGCGGTATGAAGATAGCGAATTATGACGATTTTTTGAAAGCGCTTAAAAACAGAATTGACTTTTTCCATGAAGCAGGCGGACGGATATCGGATCATGCCATCAATCAAATGATGTACACGGAAACAGATGAGAGCGAAGTGCGCCCGATTTTTGCAAAGGTGATGAACGGGGAAAGCGCCTCGCCTGAGGAAGAGTGCAAATTCAAATCCTTGACCTTGCACTTTTTGGGAACATGCTATGCGGAGAAGGGCTGGGCGATGCAGCTCCACATTAACGCCCTCCGCAACAACAGCAGCAAAATGTACCGGAAGCTCGGGCCTGATACGGGATATGATGCGATTAATGATCAGGATATCGCAAAGCCTTTGTGCAGCTTTCTCGATTCTCTTGATCGAAAAGATGCGCTGCCAAAAACGATCTTGTATTCTTTAAACCCGCGGGACAATGTCGTGATTTCAAGCCTTTGCGGAAGCTTCCAGGACGGCCGGATACCGGGGAAAATCCAGCACGGTACCGCCTGGTGGTTCAACGATACGAAAGACGGCATGCTCGAACAAATGAAATCGCTTGCCAACATCGGTCTATTGAGCCGTTTTATCGGTATGCTGACTGATTCGCGCAGCTTTCTTTCCTACACAAGACACGAATATTTCAGGCGCCTGCTCTGCGATGTTATCGGCACATGGGTTGAGAACGGCGAAGCGCCGGATGATATCGAACTGCTGGGCCGGATCGTAAAAGGGATCTGCTACGAAAATGCAAAACACTATTTCCAGTTTGAAGTGAAAGATCGTTTGAAAGCTTAG
- a CDS encoding MOSC domain-containing protein yields the protein MEYADILSINVGKPEEIQFQNKAVSTGIYKKPASGPIFLSSTNFTGDGQGDLIHHGGAEKAVCVYPYEHYLFWEKELQRKLEYGAFGENLTIKGLLEDDVHIGDIFQLGAAVVQVSQPRQPCYKLTVRYGMPDMILKVQDTGFTGFYFRVLKEGFVCKEHGLKRISRHPKGITISYANRIKHHEKNDIEGIKKLLEVEELSANWRASCLKRLNGFEPDDRERLTGGLKQGS from the coding sequence ATGGAATATGCCGATATCCTTTCGATCAATGTAGGGAAGCCAGAGGAAATTCAGTTTCAAAATAAAGCTGTGTCTACCGGAATATACAAGAAGCCGGCAAGCGGCCCCATCTTCCTGTCATCTACTAATTTCACGGGGGACGGACAGGGGGATCTCATTCATCACGGCGGCGCGGAAAAAGCAGTGTGCGTCTATCCGTATGAACATTATCTCTTTTGGGAAAAGGAACTGCAAAGAAAGCTGGAATACGGAGCATTTGGCGAAAATTTAACGATCAAGGGTCTGCTGGAGGATGACGTTCATATCGGCGACATCTTTCAGCTGGGTGCAGCTGTTGTACAGGTGAGCCAGCCGAGGCAGCCCTGCTATAAACTAACCGTAAGGTACGGTATGCCGGACATGATACTGAAGGTACAAGATACCGGATTTACGGGTTTTTACTTTCGCGTGCTGAAAGAAGGGTTCGTCTGTAAGGAGCATGGTCTGAAACGAATCTCACGCCACCCTAAAGGCATTACGATTTCATACGCAAATCGCATCAAGCATCATGAAAAGAACGATATTGAGGGCATCAAAAAACTTCTCGAGGTGGAGGAACTGTCGGCAAATTGGCGTGCATCATGTTTAAAACGGCTGAACGGCTTTGAGCCGGATGACCGCGAAAGGCTGACGGGAGGTCTGAAGCAGGGTTCTTAA
- a CDS encoding tagaturonate reductase, whose protein sequence is MERLSKRIRSKPSRPERILQIGEGNFMRGFIDWQIHRLNEETDFNGSAVVVPPRRGSVTAFQEQDGLYTLYLEGFREGREVRDSAVITSISRVVSSYEHYDEFMELADLPDLRFVFSNTTEAGIIYIEEDRLSDRPQKSYPGKLTALLYRRYMTFQGSREKGLVILPCELLEDNGKILKDIVLRYTNAWALEQGFIDWLEEANVFCNTLVDRIVPGFPKENAHRLEEAAGYHDSLMVKAEPYHLFVIEGPKWLRDELPLHEAGLNVEFVQDVTPYRIRKVRILNGAHTAMTPVAYLAGLETVREAAEDELIGSFVKELIQREVLETIDMPDSELDNYVEEILDRFKNPFIRHKLIDISLNSFAKFKVRNLPVLMEYAERTGKLPARTVFALSALIYFYRGQRDGDDGAIPLSDDDEVLAFLKRLWTEETDVSNIAFHVLGFEKVWGQNLNDMPGLTDKTAEYLRDMKQTGMRKALEKMMKSQMAELGDM, encoded by the coding sequence ATGGAGAGGCTGTCCAAACGGATAAGGTCTAAGCCGAGCCGCCCCGAACGGATTTTGCAAATCGGGGAAGGTAACTTTATGAGGGGGTTTATTGACTGGCAGATTCATAGATTGAATGAAGAAACCGATTTTAACGGCAGTGCCGTCGTCGTGCCTCCGCGCCGCGGTTCAGTAACGGCCTTTCAAGAACAGGATGGGCTTTACACGCTTTATCTTGAAGGTTTCCGGGAAGGACGGGAGGTTCGCGATTCTGCTGTCATTACATCAATCAGCAGAGTCGTCAGCAGCTATGAGCATTATGATGAATTTATGGAGCTGGCCGATCTGCCGGATTTGCGGTTTGTATTTTCAAATACGACAGAGGCCGGCATCATTTATATCGAGGAAGACCGTCTGTCCGACCGTCCGCAGAAAAGCTATCCAGGGAAGCTGACTGCACTTTTATACAGACGATACATGACTTTTCAAGGAAGCAGGGAAAAAGGTCTGGTGATCCTCCCGTGTGAGCTGCTTGAGGATAACGGGAAAATACTGAAAGACATTGTGCTGCGCTATACAAACGCGTGGGCGCTTGAACAAGGGTTCATCGATTGGCTTGAAGAGGCAAACGTGTTCTGCAATACGCTTGTGGACAGGATCGTACCGGGATTCCCGAAAGAAAATGCACACCGGCTTGAAGAGGCGGCCGGCTATCACGATTCCTTGATGGTGAAGGCGGAGCCGTATCATTTGTTCGTGATTGAAGGGCCGAAATGGCTTCGAGACGAGCTTCCGCTTCATGAGGCCGGTCTGAATGTCGAGTTTGTCCAGGATGTGACGCCGTACAGGATAAGAAAAGTGAGAATTTTAAACGGCGCCCATACCGCGATGACGCCGGTCGCTTATTTGGCAGGCCTTGAGACGGTTCGCGAAGCGGCTGAAGACGAGCTTATCGGCTCATTTGTGAAAGAGCTGATCCAGCGGGAGGTGCTCGAGACGATCGATATGCCCGATAGCGAGCTTGACAACTACGTGGAAGAGATTCTCGACCGCTTTAAAAACCCGTTTATCCGTCACAAGCTGATCGATATTTCCTTAAATTCCTTTGCAAAATTCAAAGTCAGAAATTTGCCCGTCTTAATGGAATATGCGGAACGAACAGGCAAACTTCCGGCTCGAACCGTATTTGCTTTAAGCGCCTTAATTTATTTTTACCGAGGCCAACGGGATGGGGATGATGGGGCCATTCCGCTGTCTGACGACGATGAGGTGCTGGCTTTCCTCAAACGGCTCTGGACGGAAGAGACAGACGTTTCGAACATCGCATTCCATGTTCTTGGGTTTGAAAAAGTGTGGGGGCAAAATCTGAACGACATGCCCGGATTGACGGACAAGACGGCTGAATATTTAAGGGACATGAAACAAACGGGAATGAGGAAGGCGCTGGAAAAAATGATGAAAAGCCAAATGGCTGAGCTGGGGGACATGTAA
- a CDS encoding UxaA family hydrolase, with protein MKDCLMINPQDNVGIALRELQTGETVTVGERTIVIKEPILKGHKFALKDIAENENVIKYGFPIGHATEMIQTGEWVHTKNVKTNLGGVEEYSYKPKFTENRYQKEPLTFKGFKRKDGKTGIRNELWIVPTVGCVNGIAELIIKEFKAEVGSIAPFESVHVLKHQYGCSQLGDDHINTRTILANAVNHPNAGGVLVLGLGCENNSIHEFREALGDYDHSRVKFLLSQEVSNEVTEGVKLLKEIYKHAKGDHREDVPLSELKIGLKCGGSDGFSGITANPLLGRLSDFLIAQGGTAVLTEVPEMFGAETLLMERAENEEVFHKIVRLINDFKQYFIDHRQPVYENPSPGNKAGGITTLEDKSLGCTQKAGTSKVADVLEYGDVLKKKGLNLLSAPGNDLVASSALAAAGCQIVLFTTGRGTPFGTFVPTMKISTNTAIYEAKRHWIDFNAGKVLEDRSEDDVLKELTAYLIEVASGRQLNNEINDFRELAIFKTGVTL; from the coding sequence ATGAAAGACTGCTTGATGATCAATCCTCAAGATAATGTCGGCATTGCGTTAAGAGAATTGCAGACCGGTGAAACGGTCACTGTCGGAGAACGAACCATCGTGATCAAGGAACCGATTTTGAAAGGCCATAAGTTTGCTTTAAAAGACATCGCTGAAAATGAAAACGTCATCAAATACGGCTTTCCGATCGGGCACGCCACTGAAATGATTCAGACGGGAGAGTGGGTGCACACGAAAAATGTGAAAACGAATTTGGGCGGTGTCGAAGAATACAGCTACAAGCCGAAGTTTACGGAAAACCGCTATCAAAAAGAACCGCTTACATTTAAAGGCTTTAAACGAAAAGACGGAAAAACCGGGATCAGAAACGAGCTATGGATCGTCCCGACTGTCGGCTGTGTAAATGGCATTGCAGAGCTGATCATCAAAGAATTTAAGGCTGAGGTCGGCTCCATCGCCCCTTTTGAAAGCGTTCACGTATTAAAGCATCAGTACGGCTGTTCACAGCTTGGCGACGATCATATCAACACGAGAACGATTTTGGCGAATGCCGTCAACCACCCGAATGCAGGCGGTGTCCTTGTGCTGGGGCTCGGCTGTGAAAACAACAGCATTCACGAATTCCGCGAAGCGCTCGGCGATTACGATCACAGCCGGGTCAAGTTTCTGCTTTCCCAAGAGGTATCAAACGAAGTCACGGAAGGCGTCAAACTGTTAAAGGAAATTTATAAGCATGCAAAAGGTGACCACCGCGAAGATGTTCCGCTTTCTGAACTGAAAATCGGTTTGAAGTGCGGCGGATCTGATGGATTTTCCGGCATTACCGCGAACCCGCTGCTCGGCCGGCTCTCCGATTTTCTGATCGCCCAAGGGGGAACGGCGGTGTTGACAGAAGTGCCTGAAATGTTTGGGGCAGAAACGCTATTGATGGAGCGGGCTGAAAATGAGGAAGTGTTTCATAAAATTGTCCGCTTAATCAACGATTTTAAACAGTACTTTATCGATCACAGGCAGCCCGTCTATGAAAACCCGTCTCCGGGAAACAAAGCGGGCGGCATTACGACATTGGAAGATAAATCGCTCGGCTGTACGCAAAAAGCCGGCACTTCAAAGGTGGCGGATGTCCTTGAATACGGGGACGTTTTGAAAAAGAAAGGGCTGAACCTGCTGAGTGCTCCGGGAAATGACCTTGTTGCTTCATCCGCACTGGCCGCTGCAGGGTGTCAAATCGTTTTATTTACGACAGGACGGGGAACTCCTTTTGGCACCTTTGTGCCGACGATGAAAATTTCGACAAATACGGCGATTTATGAGGCAAAGCGCCATTGGATCGATTTTAATGCGGGAAAGGTGCTCGAAGACCGATCAGAAGATGACGTTTTGAAGGAGCTGACAGCGTATTTGATCGAAGTCGCAAGCGGCAGGCAGCTGAACAATGAGATAAACGATTTCAGGGAGCTTGCGATATTTAAAACAGGCGTCACATTATAA
- a CDS encoding glycoside-pentoside-hexuronide (GPH):cation symporter — protein sequence MEISTNKQTETVAVTQEKLSLKEKVSYGFGDFGNGFMFDLGQLYLLKFFTDVAGIPAAAAGGIFLVSKLFAAFVDPIVGTSIDYRKNIGPKGKFRPYLLYGSFVLAILTILTFISPNLSPTGKLIYAYASYMLWGLGYSFVNIPYGSLGAAMTQNSVERTSLASFRQAGSLGALFVTSIVVIPMIVRFDNPAVAYPVVMGLMSFLGVLFFYICYRNCQERIVVKDEKYKQEKVTFKAISKTFFTNKPLLTLIFMTIFTISAYNLKSAMLIYFAQYNLGNAELMAYMNFIIIGSSFIGVIMLPKLVKLFGKKHTAILGLAVSVCADLINFFAPGNVFVFTILASIAFIGISIPNGITWAFVSDAIDYGEWRTGERKEGTVYSLFNFSRKLAQSLSGFLSGIGLSIIGYVPNAAQKAGTLLGIKAILLLYPAAALTAAILVLGYLYRLTDQKHAEMVAEIKART from the coding sequence ATGGAAATATCGACGAACAAACAAACCGAAACAGTCGCCGTCACTCAAGAGAAATTAAGTTTAAAAGAAAAGGTTTCTTACGGTTTTGGAGATTTTGGGAACGGATTTATGTTTGACCTTGGACAGCTCTATCTTCTGAAGTTTTTTACGGATGTTGCCGGCATTCCGGCGGCGGCAGCCGGAGGCATTTTTCTTGTGAGCAAACTTTTCGCCGCTTTTGTCGATCCGATTGTGGGAACATCGATCGACTACAGGAAGAATATCGGCCCGAAAGGCAAATTCAGGCCGTATCTGCTATACGGAAGCTTTGTGCTTGCGATTTTGACGATATTGACCTTCATCTCGCCGAATCTGTCACCGACGGGCAAACTCATCTACGCTTATGCCTCATACATGCTTTGGGGTCTCGGCTATTCCTTTGTCAACATCCCTTACGGCTCGCTCGGGGCTGCCATGACGCAAAACTCGGTGGAACGGACTTCGCTTGCTTCCTTTCGCCAAGCCGGCTCGCTGGGCGCCCTGTTTGTGACGAGCATTGTTGTCATCCCGATGATTGTCAGGTTTGACAACCCTGCGGTTGCCTATCCGGTCGTCATGGGGCTGATGTCTTTTCTGGGTGTGTTGTTTTTCTACATTTGCTACAGGAACTGTCAGGAACGGATCGTCGTAAAAGATGAGAAGTACAAACAGGAAAAAGTGACATTCAAAGCGATTTCAAAGACGTTTTTTACGAACAAGCCGCTCCTTACGCTAATATTCATGACAATTTTTACGATTTCAGCCTATAACCTTAAATCCGCGATGCTGATTTATTTCGCGCAGTATAACCTCGGGAACGCCGAACTGATGGCCTACATGAATTTCATCATCATCGGCTCATCCTTTATCGGCGTCATCATGCTGCCGAAGCTCGTGAAGCTTTTTGGGAAAAAGCATACCGCCATTTTGGGGCTCGCGGTTTCTGTCTGTGCCGATCTGATCAATTTTTTCGCACCGGGCAATGTCTTTGTTTTTACGATTCTCGCAAGCATCGCCTTCATCGGCATCAGCATTCCGAACGGAATCACCTGGGCATTCGTATCAGATGCGATCGATTACGGCGAGTGGAGAACAGGGGAACGGAAAGAAGGAACGGTATACTCGCTGTTTAATTTTTCGAGAAAGCTGGCTCAGTCGCTCTCCGGCTTCCTGTCAGGGATCGGTCTCAGCATCATCGGCTATGTGCCGAATGCGGCCCAAAAAGCGGGGACGCTGCTCGGCATTAAAGCGATTCTCCTTTTGTATCCGGCAGCAGCGCTGACGGCGGCCATTCTCGTTCTCGGCTACCTGTACCGTTTGACGGATCAGAAGCACGCCGAAATGGTCGCGGAAATCAAAGCGAGAACATAG
- a CDS encoding glycoside hydrolase family 28 protein gives MSLQKIKEEIVKKLKVPVFPNRSFDVTSFGADENGKNDSTEAIQKAIDQAHQAGGGRVTVPEGVFLSGALRLKSNVDLHIAKGAVIKFSQNPEDYLPVVLTRFEGVELYNYSPLIYAYEADNIAITGKGTLDGQGDDEHWWPWKRGTNGQPSQEKDRNALFEMAERGIPVTERQFGKGHYLRPNFIQPYRCKHILIQGVTVLNSPMWQVHPVLCENVTVDGIKVIGHGPNTDGVNPESCKNVVIKGCHFDNGDDCIAVKSGRNADGRRINIPSENIVIEHNEMKDGHGGVTIGSEISGGVKNVIAEGNLMDSPNLDRALRIKTNSVRGGVLENIYFHKNTVKSLKREVIAIDMEYEEGDAGDFKPVVRTVDVKQLKSMGGQYGIRVLAYDHSPVTGLKVADSEIDGVDVPMELKHVKDPVFSNLYINGKRYDSHKA, from the coding sequence GTGAGTCTGCAGAAAATAAAAGAAGAGATTGTAAAGAAGCTGAAGGTTCCGGTATTTCCGAATCGCTCATTTGATGTCACATCGTTTGGGGCTGACGAAAACGGAAAAAACGATTCGACCGAAGCGATACAGAAGGCGATTGATCAAGCCCACCAAGCCGGCGGCGGAAGAGTAACGGTTCCTGAAGGCGTGTTTCTTTCCGGTGCGCTCAGATTGAAAAGCAATGTGGATCTTCATATTGCAAAGGGAGCGGTGATCAAATTCAGTCAGAACCCTGAAGATTATCTCCCTGTTGTGCTGACGAGGTTTGAAGGAGTCGAGCTCTATAATTATTCACCGCTCATCTACGCTTACGAAGCCGATAATATTGCGATAACCGGAAAGGGCACGCTTGACGGTCAAGGAGATGACGAGCATTGGTGGCCGTGGAAAAGAGGAACGAACGGCCAGCCTTCACAGGAAAAAGATCGGAACGCTTTGTTTGAAATGGCTGAGCGCGGTATCCCGGTCACTGAGCGGCAGTTTGGAAAAGGGCATTATTTGCGGCCGAATTTCATTCAGCCGTATCGCTGCAAACATATATTGATTCAAGGCGTCACTGTGCTGAATTCGCCGATGTGGCAAGTTCATCCCGTGCTTTGCGAGAATGTGACAGTGGACGGCATCAAAGTCATCGGACACGGCCCCAATACCGACGGAGTCAACCCGGAATCGTGTAAAAACGTGGTGATCAAGGGCTGCCATTTTGATAATGGAGACGACTGCATCGCCGTCAAATCGGGAAGAAATGCGGACGGCCGAAGGATCAACATTCCGTCGGAAAACATCGTCATTGAACATAACGAAATGAAAGACGGGCATGGAGGGGTCACGATCGGAAGCGAAATTTCCGGCGGCGTGAAGAACGTCATCGCAGAGGGCAATCTTATGGACAGCCCGAACTTGGACAGAGCCCTCCGCATTAAAACGAATTCGGTGCGTGGCGGCGTTCTTGAAAACATCTACTTTCACAAAAATACGGTCAAAAGCTTGAAGCGCGAAGTGATCGCCATCGATATGGAATATGAAGAAGGAGATGCCGGAGATTTCAAACCTGTCGTCCGCACGGTTGATGTTAAGCAGCTGAAAAGCATGGGCGGACAATACGGGATCAGGGTGCTGGCATACGACCACTCTCCGGTCACCGGGCTGAAAGTGGCTGATTCCGAGATCGACGGCGTCGATGTTCCGATGGAACTGAAACATGTGAAAGACCCCGTTTTTTCGAATCTGTATATTAACGGAAAACGCTATGACTCACACAAAGCCTAA
- a CDS encoding LacI family DNA-binding transcriptional regulator — MSVTIKDIARLANVSHTTVSRALNNSPLIKENTKKKILDIAAEMNYKPNFNAKSLVTQKSFTIGLFLTSLTDGTSSSFFADILRGVNKVIDENYNMVVRGIDDYHDLSSIHRNRYDGMILISQSEQDQAFIEHVLKQNIPVVVLNRKIEGHSVVNILANEHEGAFLAASYLIKNGHKQIAMVQGKEGFKSSQERKGGFLRALRDSNLDMPGEYLVQGDYTMQSGFRAAETLLKLKNPPTALFCANDDMAIGAMNALYANGKRCPDNMSIIGFDDSGFSAYTTPSLTTVKKPTEKISMLGAESLLSLIENPQAEGGQTLISTELIIRNSVKHL; from the coding sequence ATGTCAGTAACGATTAAAGATATCGCCAGGCTGGCGAATGTATCGCACACCACAGTATCCAGAGCGCTGAACAACAGTCCGCTGATAAAAGAGAACACGAAAAAGAAAATACTCGACATCGCAGCCGAAATGAATTATAAACCGAATTTTAATGCGAAAAGCCTTGTCACGCAAAAGTCTTTTACGATCGGCCTGTTTTTAACAAGCCTGACAGACGGGACGTCTTCAAGTTTCTTTGCAGACATCCTGCGCGGCGTCAACAAGGTGATCGATGAAAACTATAATATGGTTGTCAGGGGAATCGACGATTATCATGATTTGTCATCCATTCACCGCAACCGCTATGACGGCATGATTTTAATCAGCCAAAGCGAACAGGATCAGGCTTTTATTGAGCATGTCCTCAAACAGAATATTCCGGTCGTCGTGCTGAACAGAAAAATCGAAGGGCACTCCGTTGTCAATATACTGGCGAATGAACACGAGGGCGCTTTCCTCGCTGCTTCATACTTGATCAAAAACGGCCACAAACAGATCGCCATGGTGCAGGGGAAAGAAGGCTTTAAATCGTCTCAAGAAAGGAAAGGAGGCTTTCTTCGCGCGCTTCGCGACTCAAACCTTGATATGCCCGGCGAATACCTCGTTCAAGGCGATTATACGATGCAAAGCGGCTTTCGCGCGGCTGAAACGCTGCTAAAGCTGAAGAATCCTCCGACAGCCCTGTTTTGCGCCAATGATGATATGGCGATCGGCGCGATGAACGCCCTCTATGCAAACGGGAAACGCTGTCCTGACAATATGTCGATTATCGGCTTTGACGATAGCGGATTTTCGGCGTATACGACACCGTCATTGACGACGGTAAAAAAACCGACTGAAAAAATCAGCATGCTTGGTGCGGAAAGCCTGCTGTCATTGATCGAAAACCCGCAGGCAGAAGGCGGGCAGACGCTCATCAGCACGGAGCTGATCATTCGCAATTCAGTTAAGCATCTATAG